In Rhizobium sp. 11515TR, the DNA window GCCTTACGAACCCTTCGAATACATCACCCGACAGGCACAGGGCGATTTCTGCATCGTCGACCAGCGCGATGGCAATCTCTGGATGGATGCCGGCATGGTGACGACCCAGGCCGATTGGTCGCTCGATTTCGATATCGGCATGAACTTCATGGAGTGGCACGGGCCGGTGCCGCTTGCCCACCAGATCGGCGTCTTCGACCGCGCGCTCAAATTCCTCTTGAACCTGCAGCTCGGCAAGCCGACGCGCCGGTTCAACTGGACGATGACTATCAATCCGCGCCTCGATACCAGTCCTGAAAACTATCCGAAATGGGGTCCGGACCGCACCACGGTGACGCCCGAGAATGTCGGCGAAAAGGTGCATCTGCGCGTCGAGCTGCAGAGCCTATGGCGCCTGCCGCGCTCCAACGCCATTCTCTTCGTCATCCGCTGCTATCTGATGAACATGAATGAGCTCGTCACAGTGCCGAAATGGGCGCGCCGTTTCCCGCGTGTGCTGAAGACCCTGCCGCCGGAGCTCATCGACTATAAGGGCCTGACGCGCTTCCGCCAGACCACGATCGACTGGCTGTCGAAATATGACGACGGCGCCCCGACCAGTCCCGGCATTTTTCCGGATTGATGCCGACACGGCGCGAAACGACTGCATGCCATAAAAAATTCGATACAATCGAGAAGGGGAATGCCACATGACACGAGTTGCCGTTATCGGTGCCGGCCCTTCGGGCCTTGCCCAGCTAAGAGCCTTTCAATCGGCCGCAAATAAGGGTGCTGATATTCCGGAAGTCGTCTGCTTCGAAAAGCAGGCGGATTGGGGCGGCCTCTGGAACTACACCTGGCGTACGGGCCTCGATGAATATGGCGAGCCTGTCCATGGCAGCATGTATCGCTATCTCTGGTCGAACGGCCCGAAGGAGTGCCTGGAATTCGCCGACTATTCCTTCGAGGAGCATTTCGGCAAGCCGATCGCCTCCTACCCGCCGCGCGCAGTGCTCTGGGACTATATCAAGGGCCGCGTCGAGAAAGCCGATGTGCGCAAATGGGTACGTTTCAGCACGCCCGTGCGCATGGTGCGCTTCGATGAAGAGACGAAGAAGTTCACGGTAACCGCGCATGATCGGCCTCAGGACCGGATGTATGACGAGGTGTTCGACTATGTCGTCGTTGCCTCGGGTCATTTCTCGACGCCGAACGTGCCCTATTTCGAAGGGGTGAAGACCTTCAACGGCCGCGTGCTGCATGCCCACGATTTTCGCGATGCACTGGAGTTCAAGGGCAAGGACGTACTGCTCGTCGGGCGCAGCTATTCGGCCGAGGATATCGGCTCGCAATGCTGGAAATATGGGGCAAAGTCGGTGACGACGAGCTATCGCTCCAAGCCGATGGGCTTCAAATGGCCCGAGAATTTCGAGGAGCGGCCGCTGTTGACGCGTCTTGAAAACAAGACGGCCTACTTCCTCGACGGCTCATCGAAGGATGTCGACGCGCTGATCCTCTGCACAGGCTATCAGCACCATTTCCCCTTCCTGCCTGACGAGCTGCGGCTAAAGACTGCTAACCGCCTCTGGGCCGACCATCTCTACAAGGGCGTGATCTTCGACAAGAATCCGCAGCTCTTCTATATCGGCATGCAGGACCAGTTCTACACCTTCAACATGTTCGACGTTCAGGCCTGGTGGGCGCGCGATGTCATCATGGGCCGCATCAAGCTGCCACCGGAAGCAGAGCTGCAGGCAAACTTCGACCAGTGGCGTGCCCGCGAGGAGACGCTTGAGGATGCCGAACAGATGATCTGGTACCAGGGCGATTATGTGAAGGAGCTGCTCGCCGAGACCGATTATCCGAGCTTCGACATCGAAGGGACTAACAAGACCTTCATGGAGTGGGAGCATCACAAGGCGGAAAACATCATGGGCTTCCGTGACCACGCTTACCGTTCGCTGATGACCGGTACCATGTCGCCGACACATCACACACCCTGGGTCGACGCGCTTGACGATTCGATGGAGGAATATCTGCGCAATTGATCCGCGATCATTTCCCCAACTAACCGGCAAGGGAGGCGGAGAGCAGCCTTTGCCGGATTTTTATGCGTTGAGACGAAACGAGTTCATCCGCAACCTTCTCTTCGGGCATGGCTTCCATGGATTTTCAGACAAGCGTTCTTGGCCGTATGGCGGGTTTTCTCTATCGCTGCCGGGCGGACGAAAACTATACGATGCTTAAGATGACCGACGGCATCGAGCGCATCTTCGGCTATCCCGCCGATGAGATCATCGGCAACCGCGCGCGAACCTTTACTTCGATCATGTGCGAAGACGATATTCCGCTCATGGATGAGCTTGTCGGCAAGGCTCTGGAAAGCCGCACCGACTGGACGATGGAGTATCGCATCCGTCATCGCGACGGCCATTTCCTCTGGGTAACGGAGACCGGCGGCGGTGTCTGGGACGAGACCGGGGAGCTTCTTTATCTCGAAGGCAGTATCCTGAATATTGAATCGCTCTACCAGCGCCTCGACGAGCAGACCGCGGACATGCGGGTCACGGCATCGAAGACCAACGAGATCCTGCAGTCGCTGCGCTACTTGAAGCTGCTTGCCGTCAATGCCGGCATCGAGGCGGCAAGAGCCGGCACGGCCGGATCGGGTTTTGCGGTTCTGGCGGCAGAGATGCGTACGCTTGCCAATTCCTCGGAAGAGGCGGCGCGTGCGATCTCGGTCGCGCAGAGGAAGTCGGATTAGGAACGCGGCCGCGTTTTCTGCGGATCGTAGTGAGAAAGCGGCACAATGACGGCGGGAAGCCGTTTCTGTTGACTGTCGAGCTTGCCGATCTCGACCTTGGTGCCGACGCCAGCATGCGTGACGTCGACACGGGCAAGCGCGATGGTCTTGCCGAGGATCGGCGATCGTGTCGCGCTGGTGATCACGCC includes these proteins:
- a CDS encoding NAD(P)-binding domain-containing protein, which translates into the protein MTRVAVIGAGPSGLAQLRAFQSAANKGADIPEVVCFEKQADWGGLWNYTWRTGLDEYGEPVHGSMYRYLWSNGPKECLEFADYSFEEHFGKPIASYPPRAVLWDYIKGRVEKADVRKWVRFSTPVRMVRFDEETKKFTVTAHDRPQDRMYDEVFDYVVVASGHFSTPNVPYFEGVKTFNGRVLHAHDFRDALEFKGKDVLLVGRSYSAEDIGSQCWKYGAKSVTTSYRSKPMGFKWPENFEERPLLTRLENKTAYFLDGSSKDVDALILCTGYQHHFPFLPDELRLKTANRLWADHLYKGVIFDKNPQLFYIGMQDQFYTFNMFDVQAWWARDVIMGRIKLPPEAELQANFDQWRAREETLEDAEQMIWYQGDYVKELLAETDYPSFDIEGTNKTFMEWEHHKAENIMGFRDHAYRSLMTGTMSPTHHTPWVDALDDSMEEYLRN
- a CDS encoding heme-dependent oxidative N-demethylase family protein — translated: MAIAFKQETFRNDFSYRNSPENIRRFPFPFDRDEYMYSVNMEPHVKGRKNTVYESLIDVDEHYVAEMHDRALVLKEDPLRYQALPHMMTAQWDTLELLMEEQAAGYPEHFTLTKNGDRWRWINRPLGIDDTFTFGDASTLPYEPFEYITRQAQGDFCIVDQRDGNLWMDAGMVTTQADWSLDFDIGMNFMEWHGPVPLAHQIGVFDRALKFLLNLQLGKPTRRFNWTMTINPRLDTSPENYPKWGPDRTTVTPENVGEKVHLRVELQSLWRLPRSNAILFVIRCYLMNMNELVTVPKWARRFPRVLKTLPPELIDYKGLTRFRQTTIDWLSKYDDGAPTSPGIFPD
- a CDS encoding methyl-accepting chemotaxis protein — its product is MDFQTSVLGRMAGFLYRCRADENYTMLKMTDGIERIFGYPADEIIGNRARTFTSIMCEDDIPLMDELVGKALESRTDWTMEYRIRHRDGHFLWVTETGGGVWDETGELLYLEGSILNIESLYQRLDEQTADMRVTASKTNEILQSLRYLKLLAVNAGIEAARAGTAGSGFAVLAAEMRTLANSSEEAARAISVAQRKSD